AACCCCCGCGAGCGCGCCATTGGTGCGCTCAGCCTGCTGCTGCCACTGCTCAGCTTCTTCCTCTGCCTCGGCGCGTTCCCGCTGTTCGATGTCGACGAGGGCGCCTTCTCGGAAGCCACCCGCGAGATGTTCGAGCGCGGCGACTTCCTGTCGACCTACCTCAACGGCGAGCACCGGTTCGACAAGCCCATCCTGATCTACTGGCTGCAGGCGCTCGGTTTCCTGCTGTTCGGCGCCAGCGAATGGGCGTTCAGGCTGCCGTCTGCGGTGGCCGCGGTGTGCTGGAGCTACGCCACCTGGCAGTTCGTGCGTGAGCGTTTCGGCAGCGACACGGCGCTTGCCGCGCTCACAGTCGCCGCCACCGCACTCGGCCCGTTCGCGATCGGCCGTGCAGCCACGGCGGACGCCCTGCTTAACCTGCTGCTCGCGCTGGCCTTGTTCGACGCCTGGCGCCATCTGGAAAGCGGCCGGCGCGCGCCGCTGCTGCGCAGCTATGTCTGGATCGGCCTCGGAGTGCTCACGAAAGGCCCGATTGCGCTGATCGTGCCGGGCGCGGTCACCTTCCTGTACTGCGCCAGCCGGCTGGAGTGGCAACGCTGGCTGAAGTCGGTGTTCGATCCGCTCGGCTGGGCGATTCTCGCCGTGCTGACGGTGCCCTGGTACGCCGCCGCGCTCGCCATCCACGGCCAGGCCTTCATCGACGGGTTCATCCTCAAGCACAACGTCGAACGCTTCACCGGCACGCTCGAAGGACACGCCGGCAGCCTGTTCTACTACGTGTTCGCGGTGCCCTTGCTGATGTTGCCTTGGACCGGACCGCTTCTCGCGTCGCTGCGCAAGATCCGCAGCGACACGGGTACCGGTGTGCGCCGCTTCCTGTGGATCTGGGCGCTGTTCGTGATCGGCTTCTTTTCGGTTTCCGGCACCAAGCTTCCCCATTACGTGCTGTACGGCTCCACCCCGCTCTTCGTACTGATCGCCTGCCATCGCGACCTGTTGCGCGGCCGCTGGGCTCACCTTGCCGCCCCCACGCTGCTGCTCGCGGCGCTGGCTGCCTTGCCCCTGGTGTTCCAGGCGCTCTCGCAGAGCGAAGCGGGCAACGCCTACTATCGCGCCCAGTTGGCTCGCTCCCTCGAGTTGGCCGGCCCTGCCTACTACGGCGTTACGCTGCTTGCGCTCGCAGCGTGGCTGGTGGTCGCACTTCGGCCCGCAATCCCGCTGTGGCGAAGCCTGTCGGTGGCGGCGGTGCTGCAGGTGCTGGTGCTGACCACCACCGTGGTGCCTTGGGCCGGCGCGGTGCTGCAAGGGCCGGTGAAAGCAGCGGCGGCCGAAGCGCGTCGGCTCGGCGGCCCCGTCGTGGCGTGGCGTCTCGACACGCCCAGCTTCAGTGTCTATCGCGAAGCGGTCACGCCCTCGCGCGAGCCCCTACCGGGCGAAATCGCCCTGACCCGCCTCGACCGGCTGCCGGCCAGCGGCTATGAGTTGCTGTTCCGCCAGGGCGGCGTGGTACTGGTCCGGCGCCAGCAGCAGGCCGAGACGCCCTCCGCCCCCGCCGACACCAGCGCGCTTCCCGCCGCGGACGCCCCGGCGCCCGAAGACCGGAATCCCAGCCAATGAGCGCACCGTCCTGTCCGGGCTCCGCGCCCTCGCCCGCCAGCACACGCCCCGTCGAACCGCTGACGCTGATCATCATGGCAACGCTGTTGCTGTGCGCGGGGGTGTTCTCGCTCTGGCCTCAGATCGACATCGCGGTGAGCAGGCTCTTCTACGATCCCGTCCGCGGCTTCGCCGGCAACCACAACGTGGCCGCGCTCGCGCTTTATCGCGGCATCCCGATGGCCTCCAAGGCAATCATCGTGGGCCTTTTCCTGGCCTTGCTGGTACTTGCCTTCCTGCGCAGCCCCGCCGCCCGCCGCCGCCGCATCCAGGTGGGCTACCTGCTGGTGGCGATGGCGCTCGGACCGGGATTGTTCGTGGATGTCGGGCTGAAGGACTACTGGGGTCGCGCGCGCCCGGCGAAAGTGGAAGCTTTTGGCGGCGCCAGCACCTTCTCGCCGGCGCTGGTGCCGTCCAACCAATGCGACGGCAATTGCTCGTTCGTCAGCGGGCACGCCTCTGCCGGCTTCTATCTGGTCAGCCTCGGCTTCCTGGGCGGCGCCGCCGCGAGAAGGCGGTGGGTGCTGGTCGGCCTCGCGGCCGGCGCCGTATTCGGGCTCGGCCGCATCTCCCAGGGCGGGCACTTCCTGACCGACATCGTCTTCAGCTTCTACGCCACCTGGCTGGGTGCGTGGATTGCGTGGTTGTTGTTCGTACGGCTCGGCTGGCTATCGACCGAAGGCGTGAGGACGCCGCCCCCGCCGCAATAACGCTTAACGCCCGCCTGCGTGCTGCTGCGCGGGCAGTTCCACCACCTTCGCGTCATGGGCGGCGTCGTCCAGCCGTCGCAGTTCGCCTTCCAGCGTGGCGCCGCACTCCATCTGCAACTGGCGGTAGCTGATGACCCCGGACAAGCGGGCCTTGGACTGCAACTCAAGAAAATGATGCACCGTCAGCTCGCCGGCAATCGCGCCATTGACCACCGCATCGTGGCTGACGACCCGTCCCTTGATGCTGCCCTTCTCGCTGACCACCAGCAGCCCCGGGCTGCCATCCTTGTTGATGACGTTGCCTTCGATGTGACCGTCGACACGCAAACCACCGGAAAACACGACATCACCGACGATGTGCACGTTATCCGCGATCAGGCTCGACAGCTTGGTGATCTCGATCGCCTTTCCGGGCTTCTTGCGAAACATCGACGATTCTCCTTGTACTCCGGCCCGCACGACGGCGGGCGGGATGATCAGGGCCGCGCGGGGCCCTGCGATTTGTAGAACACGAGTTCGGCCTGCAGCCGCTTGAGCTCGTCGTTGACCTCGCCGAGTTGCTTCTCCAACTCGGCGCGGGTGGCCTTCTCCATTTCCAGCGCCAGGCGGTCGCGTTCGCCCTGCTCGCGCAGCGTTGCGTTCTCGCGCTCGAGTTGATCCACTCGCCGTGCCGGCGAAAAATGGTTTTCAAAGTAATTGAGCGCGAGCACGGCGAGCGTGACAAGGACGACGGCGCCAAGCACCAGGAACAGCTGCCGCAGGCGCTGACGGCCCGCGGCGAGTTCAAGGCGCGCGCCGGTGAGGCGCCGCGTCGGCGAACGACGGAAGAACGGCATGCGGCCTTTCAGTTGCTCGCCAGGTACAGCGCCGGATCGGAGTAGCGGCCGTCCTTCAGCACCTCGAAATGCAGGTGCGGCCCGGTAGAACGCCCGGTGGAACCGACCGCAGCAATCCGCCGCCCCGGCGTGACCACTTCGCCGACCTTGACCCACAGCCGCGAACAATGGGCGTACCGCGTAACGAGACCGTTGCCGTGGTCGATCTCCACGGTGTAGCCGTACTCGGGCCGGATGCCTGCATACACGACGCGCCCGCCCGCAGCCGCCACGATGGGCGTGCCGGTCGGCGCGGGGAAGTCGAGACCGCTGTGAAATGCGGCCCCGCGGTTGAACGGATCCTCGCGATTGCCAAAGCCGGAGTTGCGTGCGACACCGGGCACCGGGCTGCGACTGGGGTAGGTCATGAACTCGAGGTTGCGCTCGTCCGTCGCCTTTTCGATCGCGAGCAGCGTGGCATCCAGGCGCTGAAGCTCGCGCTCCAGGGCGGCCAATCCCGTGCCGTGGTCGTCCAGGTCGGCGACCGCCAGATCCGGATTCGGCACCGTCAGCGGCGCCAGCATCGGCCCGCCAGCAGGCGTGGCAGGCCGCGCACCTTCAAAGACGCTGGGCGCGGCATTGCGTGCGGGCAGCGCGTTCTGCCGCGCTTCGAACTCCTTCAGCAAGCCGATCCGCTGCGCGAGCGTGGAAGCGTCGCTTTCGAGGCGGACGAGGCGGCCGGATATTTCGCCGACGCGGTCGATCAGCGCCCGCCCCTCCGGCTGGTCGAACTGGACCCGCGGACCTTCGGCGACGGGTTCCACAGCACTGCGGCCTACGCCGAGGCCGATCGCAAATGCGGCTGAAGCGACAATCAGGAGAACAACCGAGGCGATTCCCAGCGAGGTGCGCAGGCTCAGCGTGCGTACCCGGGATTGCGTCATCGCCCCGGCGGAAAGAATGACCAGCGCCATCCTGTTCCTCCGGTTGGGTCGGCGGCGCCGGAACAAGCACGGCGCCGTCGATGGAGATCGGAATGTCGACCGCCGAAACCACACACGCGGTTTCATTTGGTCAAACACAAAAGCCGCCGGAGTTTAACACCATAGTGGTAGCGCGGAGCAAGTGCGGATTTGTACGACCGCCCCGGCCGAAAAAAAACGGCGGCCCGCAGGCCGCCGCTTCCTGGACGTTGCGACTGCTTACTGCTTGCCGTGCGAGGCCAGCTTCAGCCAGGTATCGACCACGGTATCCGGGTTGAGCGAAATGGTCTGGATGCCTTCGTCCATCAGCCACTCCGCGAAATCGGCATGGTCCGACGGGCCCTGGCCGCAGATTCCGACATACTTGCCCAGCCGGTTCGCGGTGGAGATGGCCATCGACAGCAGCAGCTTGACCGCGGGGTCGCGCTCGTCGAACGCGTGGGCGACGAGGCCCGAGTCGCGGTCGAGGCCGAGCGTGAGCTGGGTGAGGTCGTTGGACCCGATCGAGAAGCCGTCGAAGTGCTCGAGGAACTTGTCCGCCAGCAGCGCGTTGGACGGGATCTCGCACATCATGATCAGCTTGAGATCGTTCACGCCGCGCTTCAGGCCGTGCTCGGCGAGCAGGTCCACCACACCGGCCGCTTCTTCGACGTTGCGCACGAACGGAATCATGATCTGCACGTTGGTCAGACCGAGTTCGTTGCGCACCTTCTTCATGGCCGCGCATTCCAGCTCGAAACAGTCGCGGAAGCTGTGGGCGATGTAGCGCGACGCGCCGCGGAAACCGAGCATCGGGTTTTCTTCTTCCGGCTCGTAGATTTCGCCGCCGAGCAGCTTGCGGTACTCGTTCGACTTGAAGTCGGACATGCGGACGATGACCGGCTTCGGATAGAAGGCGGCGGCGATGGTGGCGACGCCTTCGGCCAGCTTCTCGATGAAGAACTGCTTGGGCGTGGCGTAGCCGCGCGAGCGGCGGGTGATTTCGTCACGCAGGCTGGCCGGCACTTGCGAGAGCTCGAGGATGGCCTTCGGGTGGATGCCGATCATGTTGTTGATGACGAACTCCAGCCGCGCGAGGCCGACGCCGCCGTTCGGAATCTGGGCGAACTCGAAGGCGAGTTCCGGATTGCCGACGTTCATCATGATCTTCACCGGGATTTCAGGCAGGTTGCCCATGTCGGTGGTGATCACTTCGAACTCCAGCTTGCCGCGATAGACGTAGCCGGTGTCGCCTTCGGCGCAGGACACGGTGACGGAATCGCCCTCTTCCAGCACCTCGGTGGCGTTGCCGCAGCCGACGATTGCCGGAATGCCGAGTTCGCGCGCGATGATCGCCGCGTGGCAGGTACGGCCGCCGCGGTTGGTGACGATGGCGCTGGCGCGCTTCATCACCGGCTCCCAGTTCGGGTCGGTCATGTCGGTGACGAGGATGTCGCCGGCCTGGACGCGGTTCATCTCGGAGGCGTCCTTGACCACGCGCACGGTGCCGGCGCCGATCTTCTGGCCGATGGCACGACCGTGGGTAAGGGCCTTGCCGTACTGCTTGAGGCGGTACTTCTCCATGACCAGGCCATTGCTCTGGCTCTTAACGGTTTCCGGGCGCGCCTGCAGGATGTACAGCTTGCCGTCCTGGCCGTCCTTGCCCCACTCGATGTCCATCGGGCGGCCGTAGTGCTTCTCGATGATGACCGCATAGCGGGCAAGTTCGAGCACGTCTTCGTCGGTCAGCGAGAAGCGGTTGCGGTCGGCTTCGGGCACGTCCACCGTACGCACCGACTTGCCGGCCACGGCCTTGTCCGCGAACACCATCTTGATCAGCTTGGAGCCCAGGTTGCGGCGGATGACCGCGGGCTTGTTCAGTGCCAGCGTGGGCTTGTGGACATAGAACTCGTCCGGGTTCACCGCGCCTTGCACGACGGTTTCGCCCAGACCGTAGGACGCGGTGATGAACACCACGTCGGAGAAGCCGGATTCGGTGTCGATGGTGAACATGACGCCCGAGGCACCGGTATCGGAGCGCACCATGCGCTGCACGCCGGCCGACAGGGCAACCTCGGCGTGGGCGAAGTTCTTGTGCACCCGGTAGGCGATGGCACGGTCGTTGTACAGCGACGCGAACACTTCCTTCATCGCGTGCAGGATGTTCTCGTAGCCGTGGATGTTCAGGAAGGTTTCCTGCTGGCCGGCGAAGGAGGCGTCCGGAAGGTCTTCGGCGGTAGCGGACGAACGCACCGCGAAGCTGCCCTCCCCTTCGGCGGTGATCTTTTCGTACGCGGCCTTGATGTCGGCTTCGAGCGCCGCGGGGAACGGGGTATCGACGATCCACTGGCGGATCTGCGCGCCGGTCTTCACCAGCGCATCCACGTCATCCACGTCGAGGGTATCGAGCGCGGCGTTGATCCGGTCGGCCAATCCGCCGTGCGCGAGGAACTCGCGATATGCAGCCGCGGTGGTGGCGAAACCACCGGGAACGCGGACGCTGGACGGCAGTTGGCTGATCATTTCGCCGAGCGAAGCATTCTTGCCGCCGACCTGATCGACATCGGTCATGCGCAGCTCGGTGAAGGGGATGACATAGCGGGTCATGGATGGCCTTCCGGAATGAACAAAGAAAAAGCAAAATGCGATTTTAACGAGAATCGGTGCTGCACCGCACGGCAGGGTTTGCCCCAATACCCGCCTTGAGGGTGCGCCGGACGGATCCCCAGACCCTCCCCCCTGACCGTCCAGCCCCGGAAAGCGACGATGAGCACACTTCCAATCCGCACTGTTTTCTTCATCTCGGACGGCACCGGCATTACCGCCGAAACGCTCGGGCACAGTCTTCTGGCGCAGTTCCCCGAGGCCCGTATCCGCCAGGTGCGCGCGCCCTTCATCGACGATCTCGACAAGGCCATCGACTGCGCCAACCAGATCCGCGAAGCAGCCCGCAACGACGGCGTCCGCCCCATCGTGTTCAGCACCCTGGTCAGCCCGGAAACCGTCGAAGCCCTGCACAAGGCAGACGCCCTGTTCCTCGATCTGTTCGATCGCTTCATCGGGCCGCTTGAAACCGAACTCGGCCAGCGCTCTACCCATACCGTCGGGCGCTTCCATGGCATCGCCGACAGCCTCGACTACAAGAATCGCATCGAGGCGATCAACTTTGCGATGGCGCACGACGACGGCGTCTCCTCGGACGGCGAACTCGCCGAGGCCGACGTGATCCTGGTCGGGGTCTCGCGCTCCGGCAAGACCCCGACGAGCCTCTATCTGGCGATGCAGTTCGGCGTAAAGGCGGCCAACTATCCTCTGATCCCCGAAGACTTCGAGCGCAACAAGCTGCCGGGGGAACTCCACAACTACCGCGGCAAGCTGTTCGGCCTCACGATCGCACCCGAACGCCTGTCGCAGATCCGTCAGGAACGACGCCCCAACAGCCGCTACGCCTCGCTCGACAACTGCAAGTACGAGATCGACGCCGCGCAGAAACTGATGCGGCGCGAGAACATCCGCTGGCTGGACTCCACGACCAAGTCCATCGAGGAAATCTCCGCCACCATCCTGCAGTCGGTGCGGCTCAATCGGCCCGGCTACTGAGCGGACTAGAATGAATCACCCCCGCTGCCGGGGGCGCCGGATGCACGGCGACACAACGGAATGAATTCGATGAAACGTACGCGCCTCAAGCGCCGCGGCGGCCTCGGCCGCGCGGCGGAAAACCTCGCGTGGCTCGCGACCGGCCTGTCGCAATCCGGCTCCCGTGCCGAGGACCAGTTCTGGGAACGTGAACTCACCGGCCTGATCGACGTGCAGCTTCAGCAGCACGACGAAGAGGTGCTCAACGCCGCGCTCGACCACCTGTTCAGCGGCGACACCGGCGGATACGACGAACTCGCCGACTTCATCGAGTCGCGCGCCGAATCGGCCTCCCGCCTTTCCGACAAGCACGACGTGCTGTTGATCGCCGCGCCTATCCTCGCCTGGTCGCGCTACCGCATCCCCACCGTGGCACTGCCCGCCGCGGTGCTTGCCAACCTGCGCGTTCACCTGCAGGCCCACGTGCTCGCCGGCAACGCCCGGCTGGCTCTCGCCGACTTCCTCTTCAGCCCCGACCAGTTGCCGCAGGGCTACTGCGCCACCGCCGAATTCGCCGCCCAGCTCGGCGCCGCCGCGCTCGAGAACCACGATCTTCATATCGAAACCGAAGGCATGCCCGAAACCGCGCAGTTCCTGTCGGATACGCGCTATCTCCTCGCTGCTGTCGCTGTGCCACGGGGCGAACCGATCTTCCGTTGGCAGGAGCGCGACAGCAGCCGCGACCAGGCGCTGACGCAGTGGCGCCTGCAAGGCGGCGCCTGCCTGGCTCCGCTGCTGCCGGGTTGCGCGGTGGACGTCGTGCTCCCGGAAGCCTATTTCGCTGCCAGCCGTGCCGCCGATACCGCCAGCCGCCCCTACTCCGTAAGAGCCTCGGTGGCTTTCCTGGGCACGGCGCTCGACACCCCCGCCACCAACCTGCGGGCGGTGATCGCGCCGTTCTGGGAAAGCCAGCTGGAGGAGTACCGCATCGGTTTCACGTTGCGCGAGCGCGACGACGTGATTCACGGTGTAGTGTGGCCGCTGCTCGGGGCCGAGGACGACCAGACCGACGTGATCTCGCAGATCGACGCCGTCCTGCGCGAATGCGGGGTCACCGACATCCGCGTGCTGGACCATCGTTTTCCGCTTGAGTACTGCGACGATTGCGGCGCGCCGCTCTACCCGGCACCGGACGGCGAAGTCGCCCACGCCGAGATGCCGGAAGAGCACGCCGAGCAGATGCCGCGTCACCTTCACTGACGACGACGCCGGACAGGAGAACCGCCATGAAGCGCAAGATCGAAAAGCCCGATGCCGAGTGGCGCCAGGCACTGACGCCCGAGCAGTACCACGTCACCCGCGAAAAGGGCACCGAGCGCGCGTTCACCGGCAAGTACTGGAACACCTGGACCAAAGGCGCCTACAACTGCGCGTGCTGCGGCGCTCCGCTGTTCGACGCAGCGCACAAGTTCGACGCCGGCTGCGGATGGCCGAGCTTCTGGACCGCGGCCGAACCGGAAAACGTTGAAACCGCTGAGGATTTCAGCCACTTCATGCACCGCACCGAGGTGCTGTGCCACCAATGCGGTGCACATCTCGGTCATGTGTTCGAAGACGGTCCCCAACCCACCGGACTGCGCTACTGCATCAACTCCGCCTCGATCGAACACGTCCCCGAAACGGACAGCGACACCGGGGCCTGATTGTCCTCAAGCTGACCGCCCGCCTGCCGTTACATCACGCAATGCAGTGCCCGCCGAGGCTGGCAAGACGGCGCAGCATTCCACAATCACAACGCGGAGACAGGCATGCAGTGGCTGGACAACCTGAGCCTACAAGCGAAACTCATCGTCAATTTCGCCGTTTCCGGCGGCGTCTTCGTCGTCGCCATCGTGGTCTGTCTGTGGCAGATCGACCGCATGAGCGCCGATACCGAGCACATCACGCGCAACTGGCTCCCGTCCATCGTCCAGGTGGAAAAGATGAGCCGGGAGCGTTTGCGCTATCGCGTGCGCAGCCTCGAATACCTGCTGCCCGGCACAGCGGAGGACCGGACAAAACTCGGCGCGTCGCTCGGATCGCTGGAGTCGAGCGTGACGCAGTCGATCGCCGACTACCGCCCCCTGGTCGCCTCGCCGGAAGAGCAGAAGTTGCTCGACGACGTGGCCCGCTTTGCCGAGCAGTACCGCCAGTCGGTGGCTAAGGCGGTGGCGTTGGTACAGGCGGGTGACGAAGAAGGTGCGCAAAACCTGCGACGGACTGAATGGGTGAAGGAAGCGGACCAGTTGCGCGACGCGCTTGCGGCCCTGACCAAGCTCAATGTGGAGGGCGCCGCCGCGGACGGCGCAAACGCGCAGGCAACCACCCGCGCCGCGAAAACCTACGGCATCGCAGCGCTCATCATCGGCGTCGTCGTCGCGGCCCTCACCTCGTGGCTGATGGCCCGGCGCATGGGGCTTCAACTGCGCTCGGTGGTGGATGCGGCGGGCAGGATTGCCAAGGGCGACCTGCGGACGCCCCTCCCCGCCGCGAGCCGCGACGAGGTCGGACAACTCGTGCGCGCAATGGCCAACATGCAGGACGCACTGCATTCCACCCTGAAACAGACCAGCGAGAACGCCAGCGAACTCTCGGCGACAGCGCGCGAACTCGGTGACGGCGTCGCCAGCATGCAGCGCAACGTCGCCCTGCAGGGCTCAGCCTCATCGTCGATCGCCGCCACGGTGGAAGAACTCACGGTGTCGATCAAGCATGTTTCCGAAAACACCGGTGACGCCAGCCGACTGGCCCAGGACTCCGACCGCCAGGCGCGTGAGGGACGTTCCACGGTGGACAAGCTGATCGAGGAGATCAACCGCGTCTCCGAAGTGGTCACCGTGGCATCACAACGAATCGGCGGACTGGAAAGCGCGTCGCAGAAGATTTCCAACATCGTCCAGGTCATCAAGGAGATTGCCGAGCAGACCAATCTGCTCGCCCTCAACGCCGCGATCGAGGCCGCCCGCGCAGGCGAGCACGGACGCGGCTTCGCCGTCGTCGCAGACGAGGTCCGCAAGCTGTCGGAGCGGACCTCTCACTCCACGGGCGAGATCACCGGCATGGTCAACGAAATCCAGGACTCGACCCGCCAGGCCGTTGCCGGCATCGACGAAGGGGTTGCGGCCGTGACGAACAGCGTGGGCCATGCGCGCCTCGCCGGCGAAACCATAGGCGCGCTGCAGGACATCGCACGGCGCGTCGCGGACCTGGTCGGCGAGGTCGACAACGCCCTGCGCGAGCAAGCCACCGCGTCGGCGGAGGTCGCCAAGCAGGTGGAGGAGATCAGCAGCCATGCGGCGGAGACCGAGTCCGCAACCGCGCAGGCGCTTCACTCCGCGCAAACGCTCAACAGTGTGGCAGGCAACATGGTCGAAACGGTCCGGCGTTTCCACCTGTAGCGCTCGGATACGCGCGGCTTACGTCCGCGAGTGGACAAAAAAAGGCCCGCTTTCGCGGGCCTTTTGCTTACGACGCTGATGCAGCGATCAGATGCGTTCCCAGATCGTGGTGATGCCCTGGCCACCGCCAATACACATCGTCGCCATGCCGTAACGGCCGCCCGTGCGCTGCAGTTCGTGCAGCAGCTTGGTGATGATGACCGCGCCGGTCGCGCCAACCGGGTGGCCGAGCGCGATGGCGCCGCCATTGGGGTTGGTCTTTGCCGGGTCGAGTTCCAGCCCCTTCGCCACGGTCAGGGACTGCGCGGCAAACGCCTCGTTGGATTCGATCAGGTCGATCTTGTCCAGCGTCAGGCCCGCGCGCTGCAGGGCCAGCTTGGACGACGGGATCGGGCCTTCGCCCATCAGGTCGTTGGGAACACCGGCGATTGCATAGGACACCAGGCGCGCCATCGGCTTGTGGCCAGCGGCGGAAGCCTTCGCGGCGTCGGCCAGCACCAGGAAAGCGGCCGCATCGTTGATGCCCGAGGCGTTGCCCGCGGTGACGCTGCCATCCTTCTTGAACGCCGGCTTCATCTTCGCGAGCGCTTCCATCGTGGTCGCGCGCGGATGCTCGTCGGTATCGAACACCACGGGCCCCTTGCGGGTTTCGAAGGTGATCGGAACGATCTGGCCCTTGAAGCGGCCGTCGGCGATGGCCTCGGCGGCGCGGCGCTGCGACTCGAGCGCGAAAGCGTCCTGCTCTTCGCGGCTGATGCCCCACTTGGCAGCCAGATTTTCAGCGGTAATGCCCATGTGGCCAACACCGAACGGATCGGTCAGCACCGCCACCATGGCGTCGATGGCCTTGGTGTCGCCCATGCGGGCGCCGTTGCGCAGCGCCGGCATCAGGTACGCACCGCGGGACATGACTTCGACCCCGCCGCCCACAGCGTAATCGGCGTCGCCGAGCAGAATGGCCTGGGCGGAGTTGACGATGGCCTGCTGCGCCGAGCCACACAGCCGGTTGACCGCGAAAGCGACCGACTCCATCGACATGCCGCCCTGGATGGTGGCGACACGCGCCACGTACGGATAGCGGGACTCCGTCGGGATGCAGTTACCCACGGTAGCGAACGTGACCTGCTTCGGATCGACGCCGGCGCGCGAGATCGCTTCCTTGACCACGACGCCGCCGAGTTCGGCCGGCTCCATGTCCTTGAGCGAACCGCCAAAGCCGCCAACAGCCGAGCGCACCGCGCTCAAAACCACAACTTCACGACTTGCCATCTGCACTCCCTCCTTGAGAATCAACGGCCTACCCAGCCGGCAACGCCGAGCAGGGCAAGCATCAGCAGACACACCACGAGGGCCCGCCAAACGAGCCCGACAGTGCTTTGCATGTAGTCGGCATCGGCCTCATCCCCGATGCCCATTTCGGGCCGTTCTACGATCTCGCCCGATTCGTGGACCGGCATGCCGAGCTTGACGCCCAGCGCCCCGGCACCACTTGCAATGAGTATAGCCGACGCCTTGTCGGGCCAAAGCATGGCCTGGGTGCGCCAGCAATACACTGCATCCTCGAAGTCGCCGACGACAGAAAATGAAGCAGCCGTCAGGCGGGCCGGCAGCCAGTCGATGACCTCGAAGGCCCGGCTGGCAAAGCGGCCGAAATCCCCGAACTCGATGTCCGCGCGTTGCCCCCACTCGTCGGCAAAGAACCGCGCCAACCGGTACATGACCGCGCCGCTCGGCCCCGGCAGCACGATGAACCAGAACGCGACCCCGAAGACATTGCGATGCGCGGCGACGAGTGCCTGTTCGATCGCGAGCCGCGCGACTTCACTGGAGCTCGCCTCGTGATACTGCCCGCCGCGCCACTCCGCCAGCAGCGCGCGCGCGCGGTCGAGTTCGCCCATCCTCAGCGCGAGGTGGATATCGGTAAAGAAATGGCTTTCCTGCCGGAACCCCAGCGTGAGGTACAGCACCGCGACGTTGAATGCGAAGGCGAGCAGCGGATGCAGATGCCACAACAGGAAATAAGCCACCGCGCTGCCCAGCGAGGCGAGCAGCACGATAAGCCACCACACTGCCTTGCCGTGACGGGCCTGACCGTCGTTGAAGCGCTCGATAAGCAGTGCCGAAAGGCGGCGCAAGGGCAACTGGACCACCTGCTGGACCGGAAGCGGGCGGACCTGCTCGATGAGCAGTGCAAAGATCA
Above is a window of Azoarcus olearius DNA encoding:
- a CDS encoding CobD/CbiB family protein translates to MTLFSLIFALLIEQVRPLPVQQVVQLPLRRLSALLIERFNDGQARHGKAVWWLIVLLASLGSAVAYFLLWHLHPLLAFAFNVAVLYLTLGFRQESHFFTDIHLALRMGELDRARALLAEWRGGQYHEASSSEVARLAIEQALVAAHRNVFGVAFWFIVLPGPSGAVMYRLARFFADEWGQRADIEFGDFGRFASRAFEVIDWLPARLTAASFSVVGDFEDAVYCWRTQAMLWPDKASAILIASGAGALGVKLGMPVHESGEIVERPEMGIGDEADADYMQSTVGLVWRALVVCLLMLALLGVAGWVGR
- a CDS encoding DUF2863 family protein, yielding MKRTRLKRRGGLGRAAENLAWLATGLSQSGSRAEDQFWERELTGLIDVQLQQHDEEVLNAALDHLFSGDTGGYDELADFIESRAESASRLSDKHDVLLIAAPILAWSRYRIPTVALPAAVLANLRVHLQAHVLAGNARLALADFLFSPDQLPQGYCATAEFAAQLGAAALENHDLHIETEGMPETAQFLSDTRYLLAAVAVPRGEPIFRWQERDSSRDQALTQWRLQGGACLAPLLPGCAVDVVLPEAYFAASRAADTASRPYSVRASVAFLGTALDTPATNLRAVIAPFWESQLEEYRIGFTLRERDDVIHGVVWPLLGAEDDQTDVISQIDAVLRECGVTDIRVLDHRFPLEYCDDCGAPLYPAPDGEVAHAEMPEEHAEQMPRHLH
- the msrB gene encoding peptide-methionine (R)-S-oxide reductase MsrB, translated to MKRKIEKPDAEWRQALTPEQYHVTREKGTERAFTGKYWNTWTKGAYNCACCGAPLFDAAHKFDAGCGWPSFWTAAEPENVETAEDFSHFMHRTEVLCHQCGAHLGHVFEDGPQPTGLRYCINSASIEHVPETDSDTGA
- a CDS encoding HAMP domain-containing methyl-accepting chemotaxis protein: MQWLDNLSLQAKLIVNFAVSGGVFVVAIVVCLWQIDRMSADTEHITRNWLPSIVQVEKMSRERLRYRVRSLEYLLPGTAEDRTKLGASLGSLESSVTQSIADYRPLVASPEEQKLLDDVARFAEQYRQSVAKAVALVQAGDEEGAQNLRRTEWVKEADQLRDALAALTKLNVEGAAADGANAQATTRAAKTYGIAALIIGVVVAALTSWLMARRMGLQLRSVVDAAGRIAKGDLRTPLPAASRDEVGQLVRAMANMQDALHSTLKQTSENASELSATARELGDGVASMQRNVALQGSASSSIAATVEELTVSIKHVSENTGDASRLAQDSDRQAREGRSTVDKLIEEINRVSEVVTVASQRIGGLESASQKISNIVQVIKEIAEQTNLLALNAAIEAARAGEHGRGFAVVADEVRKLSERTSHSTGEITGMVNEIQDSTRQAVAGIDEGVAAVTNSVGHARLAGETIGALQDIARRVADLVGEVDNALREQATASAEVAKQVEEISSHAAETESATAQALHSAQTLNSVAGNMVETVRRFHL
- a CDS encoding acetyl-CoA C-acyltransferase family protein — protein: MASREVVVLSAVRSAVGGFGGSLKDMEPAELGGVVVKEAISRAGVDPKQVTFATVGNCIPTESRYPYVARVATIQGGMSMESVAFAVNRLCGSAQQAIVNSAQAILLGDADYAVGGGVEVMSRGAYLMPALRNGARMGDTKAIDAMVAVLTDPFGVGHMGITAENLAAKWGISREEQDAFALESQRRAAEAIADGRFKGQIVPITFETRKGPVVFDTDEHPRATTMEALAKMKPAFKKDGSVTAGNASGINDAAAFLVLADAAKASAAGHKPMARLVSYAIAGVPNDLMGEGPIPSSKLALQRAGLTLDKIDLIESNEAFAAQSLTVAKGLELDPAKTNPNGGAIALGHPVGATGAVIITKLLHELQRTGGRYGMATMCIGGGQGITTIWERI